The genomic stretch AGAAGCAACTTAATGTGACTTTAGCTCCTATTAATGTCCCTAAACCAACGATTCCACTATTGTCTTTGAAAATTGATCTTTCAAGGTTCATGGTAGATCCCATGTTCGTGGGCTTCTCATCATCTACTTCTTCCTTGGATGTATCTAATTATCTGTTGGGATGGAGCTTTAAGATGAACGGGCAAGCaaaagaactctctctctcccaacttCCTAAGCTTCCCCGAAGAGGACCTAAAACGACACCTAAGATTTTCAGCATTGGATTTCCTGTGATCGGTGTTAGTTTAGTGTTCATGTCGATCTTCATAATCCAATTTATTgtagcaaggaagaagaagttcGCAGAAGTTCTCGAAGACTGGGAACTTGTATATGGACCTCACAGGTTCAGATATAAAGATCTCTACATCGCAACCAAAGGGTTTCATGACAAGGAGCTTCTTGGTATAGGTGGCTTTGGTAAAGTCTACAGAGGTATATTACCAACCACAAAAGAAGAAGTTGCTGTGAAGAGAGTCTCACATGATTCAAGACAAGGGGTGAGGGAATTTGTTGCCGAGATCATCAGCATCGGTAAATTGCAACACCGAAACATAGTAACACTATTGGGTTATTGCCGACGTAAAGGAGAGCTCCTTCTAGTCTATGATTTCATGCCAAACGGAAGTCTAGACAGGTTCCTCTTTGATCATAAATCCACAACAACAAAGACAACATTGAGTTGGAATCAAAGATTTCAAATTATCAAAAGCGTAGCATCCGCGCTACTATATCTTCATGAAGAATGGGAACAAGTTGTGGTTCACAGAGACGTCAAGTCCAGTAATGTCATGTTAGACAAGGAGTTGAATGCAAGACTCGGAGATTTTGGGCTTGCAAAATTATATGATCATGGAGGAGATCCCAAAACCACCCATGTGGTGGGGACGTTTGGTTATCTTGCGCCAGAATATGCTAGAACTGGCAAAGCAAACCCTAGTGTGGATGTGTTCGCGTTTGGAGTTTTTTTGCTTGAGGTCGCTTGTGGCAAGAGGCCCATAGAGGCAGAAGCATCAGAAGAGTGTATTGTGTTAGTGGATTGGGTGATATCAAGTTGGAATAGGGGTGCAATTCTTGAAACTGTGGATCCCAAATTGGAAATGAATTATGAAGTGCAGGAAATGGAGTTGGTGTTAAAACTTGGATTGCTTTGCTCTCAATGCAATCCAACTGCAAGGCCATGCATGCGACAAGTTGTCCGGTACTTGGAGGGAGAAATTCAACTACCAGAGCTGCCATTTCTGACTTCAGAAAGTACCGGTGAAATCTCCTTTTGGTGTCCGTCTCTTGAGAGTAGAATGACATCCATTGTAGATTCTCTGCTCTCTGGAGGACGTTGACTTTATCTGGTTAGAGTTTTGATTTTGACCTAAGTACTATTTCCTTATATGAAGCTATCTAGCAAGCCAAGGCCTTTTGGGCTTGCATGGACTCAGCAAATTCATGCAGAAGAAGTCTGGCTGTGAGCTTTATTTGTTTAACAAATTGTCTTTTATTTATCAGTGCTGTACTACTGTAAAGTTCAATCGATTAAGTCAATTTCTACTTGTGGGTCATTTTTTGTCTTTGTTGTTAAGTAGGTTAATATCGATTATTGATgacttcaattttttattttgaccaATGCTTGGTTTTGGCACTTGTCTTTATGGAACCCATCAGGTATTAATCAATGGTTAGAGGACTAGGACTCTTAACTATCAAgtgtttcttatttatttaattatttatgttttttttgttACGAGGTGTTTCTGAATTAAGGAATCAGATAATACAAAATTCAACAAGAATAGATTATTGGATGGTCAAGAAAAATAATGTGAAATTTAATAAGATGGTGAAAAATCATAGTAGTGCACAGATTATATCAATGCCTATCAGATTTTTGAATAGTAAAAAACAGATCTCGGACCTCGTTGATTCCCTTTGTTCTCGGGTTGAGCATTCCCTTTCTCATTTTCAAGAGGTATTATCTTCCCTCCTCCCTTCTCTTATTATTGTCTCTTACCTTACGCCTTGTAGGGTGATATCCTAATCTTCTTGACGATGGAGGGAGAtgaaaaaacttgatttttttagaGTCACAACCTAAGCTTCAGGGCCTTGGACCTATTAGGGAGTCTAATTCGGATTAAATAATCGAGCTCGGATATTGACTCCATTTGCATAGTCTCTGCATGGTCAAGTAATCTGGTTatagttttgattttaatttttgatgaACAATTGATCCatctgggcttgggcttgctAGTATGGGACTGGGCTCAGCTAGGTTTTAATGGATTTGAGGATTAGTGGTTTATCTCTAAACAACACTAAATAGTATTCGTTCGGTtgctatttataaaatagattatataataacAAAATAGGTTTCAATTTTCACCTTCAGTTTTGAgcttcgagagagagagatgatagcAGGAATTGGAGTTTTctattggaaaagtataaaatatACTAAAGTTACCTGTTTACCGTTGATTTTCAGTAGTTTAGCACAagtgctcatttaaggtagaaaaaataaacataaatgatttgttgccacaaatcacaaatagcttgagagtaatttgtgatttgtgatttattctaatttattataaatatagataaatgctataaattatatcaaacacttgtaaaattaaaagtaagtcaaataaataaaaatagaaatcaaaccaaagagagccttagctATTACGGGTGAGAAACTAAACATTAAGAatatatttttcccttttttagtTATCAAAATATATGAAGAACTATTCTTTTGGATGGGCTTGGGATTGCTAGCATGGGACTGGGTTAAGCTGGGATTATCCTGATGGCCTTGACGATTTGTTGGTTATCACTAAACACCACTTAATAAATTGGGCTTCTTCAATAGTAAACATACTAAGCCCAAAGTACACATGGGCTAGATGAAAGCCCACTATGTACATGGTTCTGAGCTGAACGACCCTAAAATTACGAAAAGGTGCAGCCCAATTACAATGAGATTTATG from Macadamia integrifolia cultivar HAES 741 chromosome 14, SCU_Mint_v3, whole genome shotgun sequence encodes the following:
- the LOC122062093 gene encoding L-type lectin-domain containing receptor kinase IV.2-like, yielding MFFFKCMLLFLILCRFVSSQQEDVGFTYNGFRGINMTLDGLSQIADNGLLILVNTTKSQVGHAFYPQPLSFINSSTGNVLSFSTTFVFAISSEATTIAGPGIVLVISPSRGFPGALSSSYLGLFNTSNIGNSSNHVIGVELDTLQNTEFNDIDDNHIGIDINDLKSVKAVPASYFSDKENRRVNLSLYSGHPMQLWVEYYGSKKQLNVTLAPINVPKPTIPLLSLKIDLSRFMVDPMFVGFSSSTSSLDVSNYLLGWSFKMNGQAKELSLSQLPKLPRRGPKTTPKIFSIGFPVIGVSLVFMSIFIIQFIVARKKKFAEVLEDWELVYGPHRFRYKDLYIATKGFHDKELLGIGGFGKVYRGILPTTKEEVAVKRVSHDSRQGVREFVAEIISIGKLQHRNIVTLLGYCRRKGELLLVYDFMPNGSLDRFLFDHKSTTTKTTLSWNQRFQIIKSVASALLYLHEEWEQVVVHRDVKSSNVMLDKELNARLGDFGLAKLYDHGGDPKTTHVVGTFGYLAPEYARTGKANPSVDVFAFGVFLLEVACGKRPIEAEASEECIVLVDWVISSWNRGAILETVDPKLEMNYEVQEMELVLKLGLLCSQCNPTARPCMRQVVRYLEGEIQLPELPFLTSESTGEISFWCPSLESRMTSIVDSLLSGGR